A stretch of the Uranotaenia lowii strain MFRU-FL chromosome 3, ASM2978415v1, whole genome shotgun sequence genome encodes the following:
- the LOC129756755 gene encoding uncharacterized protein LOC129756755: MSGLSVGRLQPFCRPFSYVGIDYFGPMHVVIGRRTEKRWGVLITCLTVRAVHLEVAHSLTTDSCILAIRNFIARRGAPVQIISDRGTNFIGASRELKEALQQVNQDKLMEHFVTTDTKWTFNPPASPHFGGAWERLVQSVKKSLKHLQLTRTPTDEILRNTLTEIELTVNSRPLTELPLDDELSQALTPNHLLIGSSDGSKPPIAYDDSSYALKHTWRMSQVYANRFWRRWVEEYLPTLTRRTKWFNRAKPIEEGDIVIIVDETLPRNCWPKGRVVHAIRSKDGQVRRALVQTATGVLERPAVKIAVLDVGANVSTSEQ, from the coding sequence ATGTCTGGCCTATCGGTTGGACGCCTACAGCCATTTTGCCGTCCATTTTCCTACGTTGGTATCGACTACTTCGGACCGATGCACGTAGTTATCGGTAGGAGGACCGAGAAACGATGGGGTGTACTCATAACCTGTCTAACTGTGCGAGCAGTACACCTCGAAGTCGCACACAGCCTCACCACCGACTCATGCATTCTCGCCATACGAAACTTCATCGCCAGGAGAGGTGCCCCGGTTCAGATCATCAGCGATCGAGGCACCAACTTCATCGGAGCCAGCCGCGAACTGAAGGAAGCCCTGCAGCAAGTGAACCAGGACAAGTTGATGGAACACTTCGTCACCACTGATACGAAATGGACGTTCAACCCTCCGGCGTCACCACACTTCGGCGGAGCCTGGGAACGCCTAGTTCAGTCCGTGAAGAAATCCCTCAAGCACCTACAACTCACCCGCACACCCACAGACGAGATATTACGGAACACGCTTACGGAGATCGAGCTTACCGTTAATTCTCGACCACTAACCGAACTACCGCTAGACGACGAGCTATCGCAAGCGCTCACTCCGAATCACCTTTTGATCGGGTCGTCAGACGGTTCAAAGCCCCCGATCGCATATGACGACAGCAGCTACGCTCTGAAGCACACCTGGAGAATGTCGCAGGTCTACGCCAACCGGTTCTGGCGGCGTTGGGTAGAGGAATACCTGCCCACACTCACACGAAGGACAAAATGGTTTAACCGTGCCAAGCCGATTGAGGAAGGAGACATCGTTATCATCGTGGACGAGACACTGCCAAGGAACTGCTGGCCGAAAGGTCGGGTGGTACATGCAATCCGGTCCAAGGATGGACAGGTTCGTCGTGCACTGGTGCAGACTGCAACTGGAGTTCTTGAGAGACCAGCCGTGAAGATCGCGGTGTTGGACGTCGGTGCAAACG